From one Triticum urartu cultivar G1812 chromosome 3, Tu2.1, whole genome shotgun sequence genomic stretch:
- the LOC125547744 gene encoding NDR1/HIN1-like protein 13 gives MMSDGRVHPAATSSDFSGEYAYSSSDPSSSPLYSFHFEKPIPPPPPHPQKPPGPLPGTYVVQVPKDKVFRVPPPENARLFQHYTRRAKRRAGCSCLRACLYAVIIVLSLAVLLAAAVGAVYLAFKPRQPSYSVVSLAVSGLAGVGNASAPGALSPGFAATVRADNSANAKVGVHYDGAGSRVAVSYEGVRLADGAWPAFYQAPGNVTVFVTRAKGAGIRFAERERGQMAAAERLRSVPFDVDITVPVRLQLGGVRTWAVPVTVRCAMAVDRLAASAKVVSRSCDVKVPFLFWRN, from the coding sequence ATGATGAGCGACGGCCGGGTCCACCCGGCGGCCACCAGCTCCGACTTCTCCGGCGAGTACGCCTACTCCTCCTCCGACCCCTCCTCCAGCCCGCTCTACAGCTTCCACTTCGAGAAGCCCATCCCGCCGCCTCCCCCGCATCCCCAAAAGCCGCCGGGGCCGCTGCCCGGCACGTACGTGGTGCAGGTGCCCAAGGACAAGGTCTTCCGCGTGCCGCCGCCGGAGAACGCGCGCCTCTTCCAGCACTACACGCGCCGCGCCAAGCGCCGCGCCGGCTGCTCCTGCCTCCGCGCCTGCCTCTACGCCGTCATCATCGTCCTCTCCCTCGCcgtcctcctcgccgccgccgtcggggCCGTCTACCTCGCGTTCAAGCCCAGGCAGCCGTCCTACTCCGTCGTGTCCCTCGCGGTATCCGGCCTCGCCGGCGTCGGCAACGCCTCGGCCCCCGGCGCGCTCTCGCCGGGGTTCGCCGCGACCGTCCGCGCCGACAACAGCGCCAACGCCAAGGTCGGCGTGCACTACGACGGCGCCGGGAGCCGCGTCGCCGTGTCGTACGAGGGCGTGCGCCTGGCGGATGGCGCGTGGCCGGCCTTCTACCAGGCGCCGGGCAACGTCACGGTGTTCGTGACGAGGGCCAAGGGCGCCGGGATACGGTTCGCGGAGCGCGAGCGCGGGCAGATGGCCGCGGCGGAGCGGCTCCGGTCGGTGCCGTTCGACGTGGACATCACGGTGCCCGTGCGGCTGCAGCTCGGCGGGGTGAGGACGTGGGCCGTGCCGGTGACGGTGCGGTGCGCCATGGCGGTGGACCGGCTCGCCGCC